GTGCTGCGCTGCGAGGCGCTGCTGGGCGGCGAGACCGGGGCCGAGGAGCGCTACCTCGCCGCGCTGAAGCTGCACGCGGAGCAGCCGCGCCCCTGGGAGCAGGCCAGGACCGAGCTGCTGTACGGGGAGTGGCTGCGCCGGGGACGCCGCCGCGGCGAGGCCAGGACCCCGCTGCGCTCCGCGCTGCGGACCTTCGAGCAGTCGGACGCCGCGCCCTGGGCCCGGCGGGCCAGGACCGAACTGGGCGCCAGCGGCTCCGCCGCTCCGGAGCGGGAGGCGCCGGGCCCGCTGGCGCAGCTGACCCCGCAGGAGTCGCAGATCGTCCGGCTGGCCGCGCAGGGCCTGTCCAACCGGGACATCGCCGCGCAGTTGTTCCTCAGCTCGCGGACGGTCGGCTACCACCTCTACAAGGCCTACCCGAAGCTGGGCGTGGCCGCCCGGGGCGAACTGCCCGAACTGCTGCTGCGCGGACCGGGGTAGCGCCGGCGGACCAGGACGGGAACCTCCGGGGGCGGGGTCGGTGCCGCCCGTGCTGCCGCCGGGCCGCCGCCCCCTGACACGCCGTCATCGGGCCCGGCGGCCACCCGCACGGGCCAAGCGGCGGTCGGCCCGGCATTGACGGAGGCACGGCGCGCTGAGCAGCCGCGGTCCGGGCCCGGTCCGGGCGCCCCGGGTCCGGGCCCGGTCCCGTTCAGTCCGCCGTCAGCGCCCGCTCCAGCGGGGTGCGGAACCGGGGGGTGACCCGGGCCGGGCCGAGGAACGCCGTCAGCCGCTCGGCCTCCGCCCCGATCGCGGTCGCGGCTGCCCGGCCGACCTCGTCCAGCAGCCGCCAGACCACCTCGCCGGAGGGCCGCTGGGCCCAGCCGCCGACGACGCGGCCGTCCCACCACACGGTCGGACCGATGTTGCCGGTGCGGTCGAAGAGCTCCGCCGTGTGCTCCGGCGGCAGGTACCAGTCGCGTCCGCGCCAGCCCATCGCGCTCGGGTCCAGGGCCGGCAGCAGCGCGGCGAAGGGCTCCGGCGCGGCGGTGGGGGCGGTGTCGCCGGGGAGCACGTAACCGGTGCCCGAGTCCAGGGCGACCTCCTCCGCCCCGACCGCCGTCAGGGCCCGGCGGACCTGTCCCAGCGGCCAGCCGGTCCACCAGGCCAGGTCCGCCTCGGTGCCCGGGCCATAGCCGGCCAGCCAGCGGCGGGTCAGCTCGGTCCGGGCGTCGGTGGCCGGCTGCTCCGGCCACGGCTCGCCCGGCACCCAGCGGAACTGGCTGGAGGTCCAGGAGCCGCGCGGGCGGTCCCGGCGGATCCGGTTCTCCGCCGCCAGCACCCGCAGCACCCGGGCCGAGACGGCCTGCGTCGCCTCGTAGGGCTTGCCCACGGCCACGGTCACCCGGTGCTGCA
The Streptacidiphilus albus JL83 genome window above contains:
- a CDS encoding winged helix DNA-binding domain-containing protein, with the translated sequence MQFTPADRRARLASRHLLAPAHRATTPEQAADALVGLHATDPATVFLAVAARLTAPTPAAVEQALYGDLTLVRLLAMRRTMFVVGRELAPVVDSSSARPVAARERKGLLGHLADAGLDAAWLARTEQQVLAVLADGVPRSGTELGAAVPALQHRVTVAVGKPYEATQAVSARVLRVLAAENRIRRDRPRGSWTSSQFRWVPGEPWPEQPATDARTELTRRWLAGYGPGTEADLAWWTGWPLGQVRRALTAVGAEEVALDSGTGYVLPGDTAPTAAPEPFAALLPALDPSAMGWRGRDWYLPPEHTAELFDRTGNIGPTVWWDGRVVGGWAQRPSGEVVWRLLDEVGRAAATAIGAEAERLTAFLGPARVTPRFRTPLERALTAD